A window of Corallococcus macrosporus DSM 14697 contains these coding sequences:
- a CDS encoding CHASE2 domain-containing protein, producing the protein MDSRPAEPTPRDALRLPSPATLRMLGACVGIALAVVTAVAGGAPGFLERSLYDLAVSRLLPPVPPSADLVLVEVDDRALATLGERWPLSRATWARAFQALAAQRPAAVAVDVVFDQPGPRDALELGEDLLEALRRSGLMEQPAGAELAANLETRLRARDGDARLAEAISEGHGVVLGAAALTEDVPVMPPLADGALGTPLPLPAQALRLQAREVAGSIAPLRMAARGSGTLNMLVDGDGVIRRYPYAVGVSGQAWPSLALATALHLMPERAEPLRALAALDQGAPLMRLPRPNWLPRLSLADLLHADPRSVGLDLALRGKTVFVGVTATGLHGQSTLPGQVAVPGVEIHAFALDNLRSGRLMRSSGVVALVGVLETAAVLLAFTWRCRRARTSSAVLQWGLGLAVLHTALVAWLASDPGWVIPLVPAWLGLTLISLVDAASRAQEMGRQRGALRRLFIRYPQASIPDSTQRTSKQPSTPDKTT; encoded by the coding sequence ATGGACTCCCGTCCCGCCGAACCCACACCGCGCGACGCGCTCCGTTTGCCCTCGCCCGCCACGTTGCGGATGCTGGGCGCGTGCGTGGGCATCGCGCTGGCGGTGGTGACGGCGGTGGCGGGGGGCGCCCCGGGCTTCCTGGAGCGCTCGCTCTACGACCTGGCCGTGAGCCGGCTGCTGCCTCCCGTGCCGCCCAGCGCGGACCTGGTGCTGGTGGAGGTGGATGACCGCGCCCTGGCGACCCTGGGCGAGCGCTGGCCCCTGTCACGCGCCACCTGGGCCCGCGCCTTCCAGGCGCTCGCCGCCCAACGTCCCGCCGCCGTCGCGGTGGACGTCGTCTTCGACCAGCCCGGGCCGCGTGACGCGCTGGAGCTGGGCGAGGACCTCCTGGAAGCGCTGCGACGCTCGGGCTTGATGGAGCAGCCCGCCGGCGCGGAGCTGGCGGCGAACCTGGAGACCCGGCTCCGCGCGCGAGACGGCGACGCACGGCTGGCCGAGGCGATTTCAGAAGGCCACGGCGTCGTGCTCGGGGCCGCGGCCCTCACGGAGGACGTCCCGGTGATGCCGCCCCTGGCGGATGGCGCGTTGGGCACGCCCCTGCCCCTGCCCGCCCAGGCGCTGCGGCTCCAGGCCCGCGAGGTGGCGGGGAGCATCGCCCCGCTGCGCATGGCGGCCCGGGGCAGCGGCACCCTCAACATGCTGGTGGATGGGGACGGCGTCATCCGGCGCTATCCCTACGCCGTGGGCGTGAGCGGACAGGCCTGGCCCTCGCTGGCGCTGGCCACCGCGCTGCACCTGATGCCCGAGCGCGCCGAACCGCTGCGCGCGCTGGCGGCCCTGGACCAGGGCGCGCCGCTGATGCGCCTCCCCAGGCCCAACTGGCTGCCTCGGCTGAGCCTGGCGGACCTGCTGCACGCGGACCCGCGCTCGGTGGGCCTGGACCTGGCGCTGCGCGGCAAGACGGTGTTCGTGGGCGTCACCGCCACGGGGCTGCACGGACAGAGCACGCTGCCCGGGCAGGTGGCCGTGCCCGGCGTGGAGATTCACGCCTTCGCCCTGGACAACCTGCGCTCGGGCCGGCTGATGCGCTCCTCGGGCGTCGTGGCGCTGGTGGGCGTCCTGGAGACGGCGGCGGTGCTCCTGGCCTTCACCTGGCGTTGCCGCCGCGCGCGCACCTCCAGCGCGGTCCTCCAGTGGGGATTGGGACTGGCCGTCCTCCACACGGCGCTGGTGGCGTGGCTGGCGTCGGACCCGGGTTGGGTCATCCCGCTGGTCCCCGCGTGGCTGGGCCTGACACTGATATCGCTGGTGGACGCCGCGTCCCGCGCCCAGGAGATGGGCCGGCAGCGAGGCGCGCTCCGCCGGCTCTTCATCCGCTACCCCCAAGCCTCCATTCCAGACTCAACTCAACGCACATCCAAACAACCATCAACGCCCGACAAAACCACCTAG
- a CDS encoding protein kinase domain-containing protein — protein MFNTNQTSHVNFRNIAAERSRSVIAWTGSGLSAPAKIPTWLGLRDALVAAAHEKTPSDKEAQQRQKHISETKQAAEHKNLWVAFQILKRILGKTTYRDTIRQKLMVAEKAAIPEAYKLIWKLRPAGILNLNLDGFASRAYGMEHPGRTLNQFSGNQSASHTHLLKSPEPFVANLHGTIIDESSWVFTQDEIRHLLRNEGYRHFISSCLSSKTIIFLGMSADDTAIAEHLRSLSQVGVDFGSHYWLTHRTDSSTDRIAEKIGIRLIRYENKSGTHEEVSQFFQDILKFSPQENTAPPVAIATPELSALPEPSALANLPADEIRVRLNAHISALLVEPTKTYDDVEQLLAKYDEAVYRAWYISTTPPKNKLIGYELKEQIGKGAFGKVFKAITPSGEEVAIKVLHEEIRKTPDMLNGFRRGVQSMRILSDHNVAGMVPYRQASEVPTMAVMDYVEGPDLAEAVKSGRVDNWDLVLRIASDIARIIVTAHALPERVLHRDLRPTNIMLKGFHTLPDSWEVVVLDFDLSWHRNALDVSIAKPASANGYLAPEQVRRGKGESTRSAAVDSFGIGMTIFFICGGEDPVFAENNHKNWSARIQAACNKIPESQWKSLPHRVARLIESSTKDAQSQRWDLPQIEGELIRLREAAQDPTSVHSAELLAEEIAAQNKSSMTYKWNPDTLSASILIPGGAETTITGNESLRRVEVTISWISSGQEDRKRLSKWLGDALTKAESIFFKAGWTTSNRNKDQMSVTLRASADINLIRKNFNQLSAAIWAAAKALTF, from the coding sequence ATGTTCAACACAAATCAAACATCACACGTAAACTTCCGAAACATTGCGGCCGAACGCAGCCGCTCCGTAATCGCCTGGACGGGCTCGGGCCTAAGCGCCCCCGCCAAGATTCCTACTTGGCTTGGCCTCAGAGATGCTCTTGTGGCGGCGGCTCACGAAAAAACCCCTAGCGATAAGGAGGCACAACAACGCCAAAAACACATTAGCGAGACCAAACAGGCCGCCGAACACAAGAACCTCTGGGTCGCCTTTCAAATCCTGAAGAGAATCCTCGGAAAGACAACATATAGAGACACGATCAGACAAAAGCTAATGGTAGCAGAAAAGGCCGCCATACCAGAGGCATACAAACTCATCTGGAAACTGCGCCCCGCCGGAATACTCAACCTAAACCTGGACGGTTTTGCATCGCGCGCATATGGCATGGAACACCCAGGAAGAACGCTCAATCAATTTTCGGGGAACCAGTCAGCCAGCCACACACACCTACTCAAGTCCCCCGAGCCCTTTGTAGCAAATCTCCATGGAACAATCATCGACGAATCCAGTTGGGTCTTCACGCAGGACGAGATTAGACATCTTCTAAGAAACGAGGGCTATAGACACTTCATCTCGAGCTGCCTCTCATCGAAAACAATCATATTTCTCGGAATGAGCGCTGACGACACAGCCATCGCCGAACACTTGCGTTCTCTATCTCAAGTCGGAGTAGACTTTGGTTCTCACTATTGGCTAACTCATCGTACAGATAGCTCAACAGATCGCATAGCAGAAAAAATTGGGATCCGCCTCATTCGCTATGAAAACAAGAGCGGGACGCACGAAGAGGTCAGCCAGTTCTTCCAGGACATACTGAAGTTTTCACCGCAAGAAAACACCGCCCCCCCTGTCGCAATTGCAACTCCTGAGCTCAGCGCTCTGCCAGAACCAAGCGCACTAGCAAACCTACCAGCAGACGAAATCCGTGTTCGTCTCAACGCCCATATTTCGGCGCTATTAGTCGAGCCCACCAAAACCTACGATGACGTCGAACAACTGCTCGCAAAATACGACGAGGCCGTCTATCGCGCCTGGTACATTTCGACAACGCCACCGAAAAACAAACTCATCGGCTACGAACTAAAGGAACAGATTGGGAAAGGGGCCTTTGGAAAAGTATTCAAAGCCATCACTCCGTCAGGAGAGGAAGTCGCAATCAAGGTCCTCCATGAAGAGATCAGGAAAACACCGGACATGCTGAATGGATTTCGGCGTGGCGTCCAATCAATGCGCATACTTTCGGATCACAATGTGGCTGGAATGGTGCCCTATCGACAGGCCTCCGAAGTTCCAACCATGGCCGTCATGGACTATGTCGAAGGGCCGGACTTGGCAGAAGCAGTCAAGTCTGGGAGAGTCGACAACTGGGACCTTGTTCTCAGGATCGCATCCGATATCGCGCGCATTATAGTAACGGCCCACGCACTTCCCGAGCGTGTCTTGCACCGCGACTTGCGCCCTACCAATATCATGCTCAAGGGCTTCCACACCCTGCCAGACTCATGGGAAGTTGTCGTCCTTGACTTCGACCTGTCATGGCACCGCAATGCCCTAGACGTATCAATAGCCAAACCCGCATCAGCCAACGGCTACCTCGCACCAGAGCAAGTTCGACGAGGAAAGGGCGAATCAACTCGCAGCGCAGCAGTTGACTCCTTTGGCATCGGAATGACAATATTCTTCATTTGCGGCGGAGAAGACCCTGTCTTCGCCGAAAACAACCACAAGAACTGGTCAGCAAGAATACAGGCAGCGTGCAACAAAATCCCCGAAAGCCAATGGAAGTCCCTCCCACACAGGGTCGCACGTCTCATCGAATCCTCAACCAAAGACGCACAATCGCAGCGATGGGACTTACCCCAAATCGAAGGAGAACTAATCCGCCTTAGGGAGGCCGCTCAAGACCCAACATCGGTCCACTCCGCAGAACTCCTCGCGGAAGAAATTGCTGCACAAAACAAGAGCAGCATGACCTACAAGTGGAACCCAGACACACTTTCCGCATCAATACTTATCCCTGGAGGCGCCGAAACAACAATCACTGGCAACGAAAGCTTGCGGCGAGTTGAAGTCACTATCTCCTGGATCAGCAGCGGACAAGAAGATCGGAAGCGTTTAAGCAAGTGGCTCGGCGACGCCCTCACAAAGGCTGAATCCATCTTTTTCAAGGCTGGATGGACCACTTCGAACAGAAACAAAGATCAAATGAGCGTAACGCTCAGGGCCTCTGCGGACATCAATCTCATTCGAAAAAATTTCAATCAACTATCCGCCGCCATTTGGGCAGCAGCAAAAGCGCTCACTTTCTGA
- a CDS encoding GAF domain-containing protein — MRRYALIAEPDPQRAAGLLSLVTEEGLEGVVTKDGVEATEVVRQRGAPLLLVTDLALPRLDGFALLTWLREQEDAAGTQVVVVTAFDELRVRAWQLKEPLGIHALLSRRASSELMRDMLRRVLSGQLAPQPAAPEATTEQERQRVASIAAMRLVDDGPPEAELQQLVTEVAQAFGVPVALLTLVLGERQWFKAHVGLPSSLAKDRGTPRDWAFCHHVVQGREPLVVPDARRHPFFRDNPLVRDGIVGSYAGAPLLTSTGEVLGSLCVIDTRPLVLGAEDLAALRELASRVAEDLEQRARAKQATVKAQVEPALTEASALALLREAVQALDVAALLVAPGRKPFASNAALTDLLGLPADAFPAMTFDAFCQHVAGLTADPAGTLRQLDLASESSRGLRMSLVLERPQARRLRWVARPFPVPGGVAQMLTLSDLGNTRPAREERERQHRVDGLTGLDSRRAGEERVLREIGRCRRDGVPFSVLLADLVGLGRINATRGFDAGDAALRVGARVAEALAVPRGFAVRWEGGAFLLGLPGVDAEQAESMRRKLHDTPGAPEVVSATVTVEGEEDPQGTLARAQAALARAQTEQRSHRME; from the coding sequence ATGCGCCGCTACGCCCTCATCGCCGAGCCCGACCCACAACGCGCCGCTGGCCTCCTGTCCCTCGTCACGGAGGAAGGGCTCGAAGGCGTCGTCACCAAGGATGGCGTGGAGGCCACGGAGGTGGTGCGCCAGCGCGGCGCGCCCTTGCTGCTCGTCACGGACCTGGCGCTGCCCCGGCTGGACGGCTTCGCGCTGCTGACCTGGCTGCGGGAGCAGGAGGACGCCGCCGGCACGCAGGTGGTGGTGGTGACGGCCTTCGACGAGCTGCGGGTCCGGGCCTGGCAGCTCAAGGAGCCCCTGGGCATCCACGCGTTGCTCAGCCGCCGGGCCTCGTCGGAGCTGATGCGAGACATGCTGCGGCGCGTCCTCTCCGGACAGTTGGCGCCGCAGCCCGCGGCCCCGGAGGCCACCACGGAGCAGGAGCGGCAGCGGGTGGCGAGCATCGCCGCCATGCGCCTGGTCGACGACGGGCCGCCCGAAGCCGAGCTCCAGCAGCTCGTCACGGAGGTGGCCCAGGCCTTCGGCGTGCCCGTGGCCCTGCTGACGTTGGTGCTGGGCGAGCGCCAGTGGTTCAAGGCCCACGTCGGCCTGCCATCCTCCCTGGCGAAGGACCGGGGCACGCCGCGCGACTGGGCGTTCTGTCATCACGTGGTGCAGGGGCGCGAACCGCTCGTCGTGCCGGACGCCCGGCGGCATCCCTTCTTCCGCGACAACCCGCTGGTGCGCGACGGCATCGTGGGCAGCTACGCGGGCGCGCCGCTGCTGACGTCCACGGGCGAGGTGCTGGGCTCGCTGTGCGTCATCGACACGCGCCCGCTCGTCCTGGGCGCCGAGGACCTGGCCGCGCTGCGAGAGCTCGCGAGCCGCGTCGCGGAGGACCTGGAGCAGCGGGCCCGGGCGAAACAGGCCACGGTGAAGGCCCAGGTCGAGCCCGCGCTCACCGAGGCGTCGGCCCTGGCGCTCCTGCGCGAGGCCGTGCAGGCGCTGGACGTCGCCGCCCTGCTGGTGGCACCGGGGCGCAAGCCCTTCGCGAGCAACGCCGCGCTCACGGACCTGCTGGGGCTGCCCGCGGACGCCTTCCCCGCCATGACGTTCGACGCCTTCTGCCAGCACGTCGCGGGGCTCACCGCGGACCCGGCGGGCACGTTGCGGCAGCTCGACCTGGCCTCCGAGTCCTCCCGGGGCCTTCGGATGTCGCTCGTCCTGGAGCGCCCCCAGGCGCGGCGGCTCCGCTGGGTTGCGCGGCCCTTCCCCGTTCCTGGCGGCGTGGCGCAGATGCTGACGCTCTCCGACTTGGGGAACACCCGTCCGGCCCGCGAGGAGCGTGAGCGGCAGCACCGGGTGGACGGCCTGACGGGGCTGGATTCGCGGCGCGCGGGCGAGGAGCGGGTGCTGCGCGAGATTGGCCGGTGCCGCCGGGACGGTGTGCCGTTCAGCGTGTTGCTCGCGGACCTGGTGGGGCTGGGCCGCATCAACGCGACGCGAGGCTTCGACGCGGGTGACGCCGCGCTGCGAGTCGGCGCGCGCGTCGCGGAGGCGCTGGCGGTCCCCAGGGGCTTCGCGGTGCGCTGGGAAGGCGGCGCCTTCCTGCTGGGCCTCCCCGGCGTGGACGCGGAGCAGGCGGAGTCCATGCGCCGCAAGCTGCACGACACCCCGGGCGCGCCCGAGGTCGTGTCCGCCACCGTCACCGTCGAGGGCGAGGAAGACCCGCAGGGCACCCTGGCCCGCGCCCAGGCGGCGCTCGCCCGCGCCCAAACGGAGCAGCGCTCACACCGGATGGAGTAA
- a CDS encoding aspartyl/asparaginyl beta-hydroxylase domain-containing protein — MSTPVPDRLRLPFRFDVAPLQRELAALPAEAWVPHFNKREYEGEWSAVPLRSIGGLEGRIYPDPTGRERYADTPLLARCPAFRDVMATFQCPIGAARLMKLASGARIREHRDYNLGYADGEVRLHVPVTTHPDVAFFLGGARVVLQPGECWYLDFNQPHRVDNPSDTDRVHLVLDCDVNDWLRDVFAGAVNGR; from the coding sequence ATGTCGACGCCCGTGCCCGACCGCCTCCGCCTGCCCTTCCGCTTCGACGTCGCTCCGCTCCAGCGCGAGCTCGCGGCCCTGCCCGCCGAGGCGTGGGTCCCCCACTTCAACAAGCGCGAATACGAGGGAGAGTGGAGCGCCGTCCCCTTGCGTTCCATTGGCGGGCTGGAGGGCCGCATCTATCCGGACCCGACAGGCAGGGAGCGTTACGCGGACACACCGCTGCTGGCGCGCTGTCCGGCGTTCCGGGACGTCATGGCCACGTTCCAGTGTCCCATTGGCGCCGCGCGCCTGATGAAGCTCGCGTCCGGCGCGCGCATCCGAGAACACCGTGACTACAACCTGGGCTACGCGGACGGCGAGGTGCGCCTCCACGTGCCCGTCACCACGCACCCCGACGTGGCCTTCTTTCTCGGCGGAGCGCGCGTCGTGCTCCAGCCGGGCGAGTGCTGGTACCTGGACTTCAACCAGCCCCACCGGGTGGACAACCCGAGCGACACCGACCGTGTCCACCTGGTGCTGGACTGTGACGTGAATGACTGGCTGCGGGACGTCTTCGCGGGGGCCGTGAATGGGCGCTGA
- a CDS encoding Nif11-like leader peptide family natural product precursor: MGAESFERFRLRVLEDVTLQDALRDTPDTAAFVARAIELGAAHGCDFTAEDLHEAMRAARRAWRERWI, encoded by the coding sequence ATGGGCGCTGAGTCCTTCGAGCGCTTCCGTCTCCGCGTCCTGGAGGACGTCACGCTTCAGGACGCGCTGCGGGACACGCCGGACACGGCGGCCTTCGTGGCTCGCGCGATTGAGCTGGGCGCGGCGCACGGCTGCGACTTCACGGCCGAGGACCTCCACGAAGCCATGCGCGCCGCCCGCCGGGCCTGGCGGGAGCGATGGATATGA
- a CDS encoding sulfotransferase family protein, with protein MDMTQQLEGWLPARIHVDGGQLRVDWCHLGAQRFTDPFFDETLERRLRHPFALLFRHQTSMDALVARQARKPGLPVRGLVFHMSRCGSTLVAQLLAALPRHIMLSEAGPVDTVLRAHQHLPGVTDAQRIEWLRAVVGALGQQRHPEERAVFLKLDAWHVLELPLLQQAFPGVPWMFLYRDPVEVMASHQNHRGAHMLPGLLNPAHLGLEPGQVEGMPLDEYGARVLASICEAGLRGYLERSGPARLLDYRQLQSEGLRVLTELFGLELTAEDKPRLRDVLERNAKNPVLPFEDDTEEKARRVTSLGRALAEQWGRPVHDALEAERLRANNPA; from the coding sequence ATGGATATGACGCAACAGTTGGAGGGCTGGCTGCCCGCGCGAATCCACGTGGACGGCGGGCAGCTCCGCGTGGACTGGTGCCACCTGGGGGCTCAGCGCTTCACGGACCCGTTCTTCGACGAGACGCTGGAGCGGCGCCTCCGCCACCCGTTCGCCCTGCTCTTCCGGCACCAGACCTCCATGGACGCGCTGGTGGCTCGGCAGGCGCGGAAGCCCGGGCTGCCGGTGCGAGGGCTCGTCTTCCACATGTCCCGGTGCGGCTCCACGCTGGTCGCCCAGCTCCTGGCCGCCCTGCCCCGGCACATCATGCTGTCCGAGGCCGGCCCCGTGGACACGGTGCTGCGCGCGCACCAGCACCTGCCGGGCGTCACGGACGCGCAACGGATTGAATGGCTGCGCGCGGTGGTGGGCGCCCTGGGACAGCAGCGTCACCCGGAGGAGCGCGCGGTGTTCCTCAAGCTGGACGCGTGGCACGTGCTGGAGCTTCCGTTGCTCCAACAAGCCTTCCCTGGGGTGCCGTGGATGTTCCTCTACCGGGACCCGGTGGAGGTCATGGCGTCACACCAGAACCACCGAGGCGCGCACATGCTGCCAGGCCTGCTGAACCCCGCCCACCTCGGCCTGGAGCCTGGGCAGGTGGAAGGCATGCCCCTGGATGAGTATGGGGCGCGCGTCCTCGCGTCCATCTGCGAGGCGGGCCTGCGAGGGTATCTCGAGCGGTCAGGCCCCGCGCGGCTGCTGGACTACCGGCAGCTCCAATCCGAGGGCCTGCGGGTGCTCACGGAGCTGTTCGGCCTGGAGCTGACGGCCGAGGACAAGCCGCGACTGCGTGACGTCCTGGAGCGGAACGCGAAGAACCCCGTGCTGCCCTTCGAGGACGACACGGAGGAGAAAGCCCGCCGCGTCACGTCGCTCGGCCGGGCCCTGGCGGAGCAATGGGGCCGCCCCGTCCACGACGCGCTGGAAGCCGAACGCCTGCGGGCGAACAACCCCGCCTAG